A window from Bufo bufo chromosome 1, aBufBuf1.1, whole genome shotgun sequence encodes these proteins:
- the RFX1 gene encoding MHC class II regulatory factor RFX1 isoform X1 has protein sequence MATQAYVTELQATPPPSGQSASQQYVAELQVTPPAPTSQSAGPQTPAPQQYIVVTVSEGTMRGSDGELSPGGSSTTQTGVPTQVVQQVQAAQQRLVVQSAPKAAQVSLAVHTVQQAAHSPPESESAVLKTSQSQPLQVHGTPQERSVVQATPQPQKSSPVHQLNVQGLQHVQGTSEVQQLPPVSVQHVYPGQVQYVEGEDATYTASTIRSGSFPYSETPLYSQATGSTYYDSQSATGQVSSPTSSPAMASSPSIPMYVSGGQILSSTTPPGSSGGAGASGGSGSGTYVIQGGFIMGNAPQSYSHTTRASPATVQWLLDNYETAEGVSLPRSTLYCHYLLHCQDQKLEPVNAASFGKLIRSVFMGLRTRRLGTRGNSKYHYYGLRIKASSPLLRLMEDQQHLAMRQQPFSQKQRMKPIQKMEGMSNGVGGTQQAASGLSDISSQVQQYQQFLDASRTLPEFGDIDLQGKSLPDGITLANIKAFQLLYREHCEAIVDVVVNLQFTLVETLWKTFWRFNQAQHSDNTVDDEAEKRLPKDSLVLLSKYEPLLKWCRDCDHQLYQGLVETLIPDVLRPIPSALTQAIRNFAKSLESWLTSAMMNIPEEMVRVKVGAASAFAQTLRRYTSLNHLAQAARAVLQNTAQINQMLSDLNRVDFTNVQEQASWVCRCADRVVQRLEQDFKLTLQQQSSLEQWAVWLDGVVSQALKPYQGNPGFPKAAKLFLLKWSFYSSMVIRDLTLRSAASFGSFHLIRLLYDEYMYYLIEHRVAQARGETPIAVMGEFANAGSSSHSMDQDKDEEEEEEEESDEDITHELPLTDASNALGSDSLEPPSKLARTDDEGIFVQVVPNT, from the exons ATGGCTACCCAGGCCTACGTGACAGAACTCCAGGCGACTCCACCTCCGTCAGGGCAGAGCGCCTCCCAGCAGTACGTGGCGGAGCTGCAGGTGACTCCGCCGGCACCCACTTCTCAGTCGGCCGGTCCTCAGACGCCGGCCCCGCAGCAGTACATAGTAGTGACTGTATCTG AAGGCACCATGAGAGGCAGCGATGGCGAGCTGAGTCCCGGAGGGTCGTCCACCACTCAGACCGGGGTGCCCACGCAGGTTGTGCAACAAGTGCAAGCGGCTCAGCAG CGCCTGGTGGTGCAGAGTGCTCCAAAGGCGGCTCAGGTCTCCCTGGCAGTACACACAGTGCAGCAGGCGGCACACTCGCCACCAGAG AGTGAGAGTGCCGTCCTGAAGACCTCCCAGAGTCAGCCCCTGCAGGTGCACGGCACCCCCCAAGAG CGCTCAGTTGTGCAGGCAACTCCTCAACCTCAGAAGTCTTCTCCTGTCCATCAGCTGAATGTCCAGGGTCTGCAGCACGTCCAGGGGACTTCAGAG GTGCAGCAGTTACCACCGGTTTCTGTACAACATGTATATCCCGGGCAAGTTCAGTATGTGGAAGGAGAAGATGCCACCTATACGGCCAGCACCAT ACGCTCGGGATCCTTCCCCTATTCAGAGACTCCTCTATACAGCCAAGCCACAGGATCCACTTACTATGATTCTCAGAGTGCCACGGGCCAGGTCAGCTCCCCAACATCATCCCCTGCTATGGCCAGCAGTCCTTCAATCCCCATGTATGTATCTGGAGGACAGATCCTTTCCAGCACCACTCCGCCTGGGTCTTCTGGAGGAGCTGGAGCCAGCGGAGGGTCAGGATCCGGGACCTATGTTATACAGGGTGGATTTATCATGGGAAATGCCCCTCAGTCCTATTCTCACACCACACGTGCCTCCCCTGCTACG GTGCAATGGCTTCTGGACAACTACGAGACAGCAGAAGGGGTGAGTCTCCCACGTAGCACCCTGTACTGCCACTACCTGCTGCACTGTCAGGATCAGAAGCTGGAGCCGGTGAATGCCGCATCATTTGGGAAGCTCATCCGCTCAGTCTTTATGGGGCTCCGCACCCGTCGGTTGGGGACCAG AGGGAACTCCAAGTATCACTATTATGGTCTCCGAATTAAAGCCAGCTCCCCCCTCCTGCGCCTCATGGAGGATCAGCAGCACCTCGCCATGCGACAGCAGCCCTTCTCCCAGAAACAAAG GATGAAGCCCATCCAGAAGATGGAGGGAATGAGTAACGGAGTGGGGGGAACCCAGCAGGCGGCCTCCGGCCTCTCTGACATCAGCTCCCAGGTTCAGCAGTACCAGCAGTTCCTGG ATGCCTCTCGGACACTTCCAGAGTTTGGTGACATAGACCTGCAGGGAAAGTCACTTCCAGATGGCATAACTTTGGCCAATATCAAGGCCTTTCAGCTTCTCTACCGTGAGCATTGTGAG GCTATAGTGGACGTGGTGGTGAATCTTCAGTTTACCTTGGTGGAGACGCTCTGGAAAACCTTCTGGAGGTTCAACCAGGCTCAGCACAGCGACAACACAGT AGATGATGAAGCAGAGAAGCGTTTGCCTAAGGACAGCCTAGTTCTCCTATCTAAGTATGAGCCCCTACTGAAATGGTGCCGGGACTGTGATCATCAGCTGTACCAGGGGCTTGTGGAGacgcttatcccagatgtgcttcGCCCTATACCCA GTGCTTTGACACAAGCCATTCGTAACTTTGCCAAGAGTCTGGAGAGTTGGTTAACAAGTGCAATGATGAATATCCCAGAGGAGATGGTGAGAGTGAAG GTTGGTGCAGCAAGTGCCTTTGCCCAGACTTTACGCCGCTATACATCACTAAATCACCTGGCTCAGGCAGCTCGGGCCGTGCTGCAGAATACCGCCCAGATCAACCAGATGCTCAGTGACCTCAACCGGGTAGATTTCACCAATGTACAG GAGCAGGCCTCGTGGGTGTGCCGCTGTGCTGACCGGGTGGTCCAGCGTCTGGAGCAGGACTTCAAGTTGACCCTTCAGCAGCAGAGCTCCCTGGAGCAGTGGGCAGTGTGGCTGGACGGGGTTGTCTCCCAGGCGCTGAAGCCTTACCAGGGCAATCCTGGATTTCCGAAAGCAGCAAAATTGTTCCTACTAAAGTGGTCCTTCTACAG CTCCATGGTGATTAGGGACCTCACCCTGCGCAGTGCTGCCAGCTTTGGTTCCTTCCATCTGATAAGACTCCTTTACGATGAGTACATGTACTACTTAATAGAGCATCGTGTGGCTCAGGCCCGTGGAGAGACTCCTATAGCTGTCATGGGAGAG TTTGCCAATGCTGGGAGCTCATCACACTCTATGGATCAAGACAAGG atgaagaagaggaggaggaggaagagagtgacgaggataTAACCCATGAGCTGCCCCTCACTGACGCCTCCAACGCCCTAGGATCTGATTCTCTCGAACCGCCCAGCAAGTTAGCTCGGACCGACGACGAGGGGATCTTTGTTCAAGTCGTCCCCAACACCTAA
- the RFX1 gene encoding MHC class II regulatory factor RFX1 isoform X2, whose translation MATQAYVTELQATPPPSGQSASQQYVAELQVTPPAPTSQSAGPQTPAPQQYIVVTVSEGTMRGSDGELSPGGSSTTQTGVPTQVVQQVQAAQQRLVVQSAPKAAQVSLAVHTVQQAAHSPPERSVVQATPQPQKSSPVHQLNVQGLQHVQGTSEVQQLPPVSVQHVYPGQVQYVEGEDATYTASTIRSGSFPYSETPLYSQATGSTYYDSQSATGQVSSPTSSPAMASSPSIPMYVSGGQILSSTTPPGSSGGAGASGGSGSGTYVIQGGFIMGNAPQSYSHTTRASPATVQWLLDNYETAEGVSLPRSTLYCHYLLHCQDQKLEPVNAASFGKLIRSVFMGLRTRRLGTRGNSKYHYYGLRIKASSPLLRLMEDQQHLAMRQQPFSQKQRMKPIQKMEGMSNGVGGTQQAASGLSDISSQVQQYQQFLDASRTLPEFGDIDLQGKSLPDGITLANIKAFQLLYREHCEAIVDVVVNLQFTLVETLWKTFWRFNQAQHSDNTVDDEAEKRLPKDSLVLLSKYEPLLKWCRDCDHQLYQGLVETLIPDVLRPIPSALTQAIRNFAKSLESWLTSAMMNIPEEMVRVKVGAASAFAQTLRRYTSLNHLAQAARAVLQNTAQINQMLSDLNRVDFTNVQEQASWVCRCADRVVQRLEQDFKLTLQQQSSLEQWAVWLDGVVSQALKPYQGNPGFPKAAKLFLLKWSFYSSMVIRDLTLRSAASFGSFHLIRLLYDEYMYYLIEHRVAQARGETPIAVMGEFANAGSSSHSMDQDKDEEEEEEEESDEDITHELPLTDASNALGSDSLEPPSKLARTDDEGIFVQVVPNT comes from the exons ATGGCTACCCAGGCCTACGTGACAGAACTCCAGGCGACTCCACCTCCGTCAGGGCAGAGCGCCTCCCAGCAGTACGTGGCGGAGCTGCAGGTGACTCCGCCGGCACCCACTTCTCAGTCGGCCGGTCCTCAGACGCCGGCCCCGCAGCAGTACATAGTAGTGACTGTATCTG AAGGCACCATGAGAGGCAGCGATGGCGAGCTGAGTCCCGGAGGGTCGTCCACCACTCAGACCGGGGTGCCCACGCAGGTTGTGCAACAAGTGCAAGCGGCTCAGCAG CGCCTGGTGGTGCAGAGTGCTCCAAAGGCGGCTCAGGTCTCCCTGGCAGTACACACAGTGCAGCAGGCGGCACACTCGCCACCAGAG CGCTCAGTTGTGCAGGCAACTCCTCAACCTCAGAAGTCTTCTCCTGTCCATCAGCTGAATGTCCAGGGTCTGCAGCACGTCCAGGGGACTTCAGAG GTGCAGCAGTTACCACCGGTTTCTGTACAACATGTATATCCCGGGCAAGTTCAGTATGTGGAAGGAGAAGATGCCACCTATACGGCCAGCACCAT ACGCTCGGGATCCTTCCCCTATTCAGAGACTCCTCTATACAGCCAAGCCACAGGATCCACTTACTATGATTCTCAGAGTGCCACGGGCCAGGTCAGCTCCCCAACATCATCCCCTGCTATGGCCAGCAGTCCTTCAATCCCCATGTATGTATCTGGAGGACAGATCCTTTCCAGCACCACTCCGCCTGGGTCTTCTGGAGGAGCTGGAGCCAGCGGAGGGTCAGGATCCGGGACCTATGTTATACAGGGTGGATTTATCATGGGAAATGCCCCTCAGTCCTATTCTCACACCACACGTGCCTCCCCTGCTACG GTGCAATGGCTTCTGGACAACTACGAGACAGCAGAAGGGGTGAGTCTCCCACGTAGCACCCTGTACTGCCACTACCTGCTGCACTGTCAGGATCAGAAGCTGGAGCCGGTGAATGCCGCATCATTTGGGAAGCTCATCCGCTCAGTCTTTATGGGGCTCCGCACCCGTCGGTTGGGGACCAG AGGGAACTCCAAGTATCACTATTATGGTCTCCGAATTAAAGCCAGCTCCCCCCTCCTGCGCCTCATGGAGGATCAGCAGCACCTCGCCATGCGACAGCAGCCCTTCTCCCAGAAACAAAG GATGAAGCCCATCCAGAAGATGGAGGGAATGAGTAACGGAGTGGGGGGAACCCAGCAGGCGGCCTCCGGCCTCTCTGACATCAGCTCCCAGGTTCAGCAGTACCAGCAGTTCCTGG ATGCCTCTCGGACACTTCCAGAGTTTGGTGACATAGACCTGCAGGGAAAGTCACTTCCAGATGGCATAACTTTGGCCAATATCAAGGCCTTTCAGCTTCTCTACCGTGAGCATTGTGAG GCTATAGTGGACGTGGTGGTGAATCTTCAGTTTACCTTGGTGGAGACGCTCTGGAAAACCTTCTGGAGGTTCAACCAGGCTCAGCACAGCGACAACACAGT AGATGATGAAGCAGAGAAGCGTTTGCCTAAGGACAGCCTAGTTCTCCTATCTAAGTATGAGCCCCTACTGAAATGGTGCCGGGACTGTGATCATCAGCTGTACCAGGGGCTTGTGGAGacgcttatcccagatgtgcttcGCCCTATACCCA GTGCTTTGACACAAGCCATTCGTAACTTTGCCAAGAGTCTGGAGAGTTGGTTAACAAGTGCAATGATGAATATCCCAGAGGAGATGGTGAGAGTGAAG GTTGGTGCAGCAAGTGCCTTTGCCCAGACTTTACGCCGCTATACATCACTAAATCACCTGGCTCAGGCAGCTCGGGCCGTGCTGCAGAATACCGCCCAGATCAACCAGATGCTCAGTGACCTCAACCGGGTAGATTTCACCAATGTACAG GAGCAGGCCTCGTGGGTGTGCCGCTGTGCTGACCGGGTGGTCCAGCGTCTGGAGCAGGACTTCAAGTTGACCCTTCAGCAGCAGAGCTCCCTGGAGCAGTGGGCAGTGTGGCTGGACGGGGTTGTCTCCCAGGCGCTGAAGCCTTACCAGGGCAATCCTGGATTTCCGAAAGCAGCAAAATTGTTCCTACTAAAGTGGTCCTTCTACAG CTCCATGGTGATTAGGGACCTCACCCTGCGCAGTGCTGCCAGCTTTGGTTCCTTCCATCTGATAAGACTCCTTTACGATGAGTACATGTACTACTTAATAGAGCATCGTGTGGCTCAGGCCCGTGGAGAGACTCCTATAGCTGTCATGGGAGAG TTTGCCAATGCTGGGAGCTCATCACACTCTATGGATCAAGACAAGG atgaagaagaggaggaggaggaagagagtgacgaggataTAACCCATGAGCTGCCCCTCACTGACGCCTCCAACGCCCTAGGATCTGATTCTCTCGAACCGCCCAGCAAGTTAGCTCGGACCGACGACGAGGGGATCTTTGTTCAAGTCGTCCCCAACACCTAA
- the RFX1 gene encoding MHC class II regulatory factor RFX1 isoform X3, with protein MATQAYVTELQATPPPSGQSASQQYVAELQVTPPAPTSQSAGPQTPAPQQYIVVTVSEGTMRGSDGELSPGGSSTTQTGVPTQVVQQVQAAQQSESAVLKTSQSQPLQVHGTPQERSVVQATPQPQKSSPVHQLNVQGLQHVQGTSEVQQLPPVSVQHVYPGQVQYVEGEDATYTASTIRSGSFPYSETPLYSQATGSTYYDSQSATGQVSSPTSSPAMASSPSIPMYVSGGQILSSTTPPGSSGGAGASGGSGSGTYVIQGGFIMGNAPQSYSHTTRASPATVQWLLDNYETAEGVSLPRSTLYCHYLLHCQDQKLEPVNAASFGKLIRSVFMGLRTRRLGTRGNSKYHYYGLRIKASSPLLRLMEDQQHLAMRQQPFSQKQRMKPIQKMEGMSNGVGGTQQAASGLSDISSQVQQYQQFLDASRTLPEFGDIDLQGKSLPDGITLANIKAFQLLYREHCEAIVDVVVNLQFTLVETLWKTFWRFNQAQHSDNTVDDEAEKRLPKDSLVLLSKYEPLLKWCRDCDHQLYQGLVETLIPDVLRPIPSALTQAIRNFAKSLESWLTSAMMNIPEEMVRVKVGAASAFAQTLRRYTSLNHLAQAARAVLQNTAQINQMLSDLNRVDFTNVQEQASWVCRCADRVVQRLEQDFKLTLQQQSSLEQWAVWLDGVVSQALKPYQGNPGFPKAAKLFLLKWSFYSSMVIRDLTLRSAASFGSFHLIRLLYDEYMYYLIEHRVAQARGETPIAVMGEFANAGSSSHSMDQDKDEEEEEEEESDEDITHELPLTDASNALGSDSLEPPSKLARTDDEGIFVQVVPNT; from the exons ATGGCTACCCAGGCCTACGTGACAGAACTCCAGGCGACTCCACCTCCGTCAGGGCAGAGCGCCTCCCAGCAGTACGTGGCGGAGCTGCAGGTGACTCCGCCGGCACCCACTTCTCAGTCGGCCGGTCCTCAGACGCCGGCCCCGCAGCAGTACATAGTAGTGACTGTATCTG AAGGCACCATGAGAGGCAGCGATGGCGAGCTGAGTCCCGGAGGGTCGTCCACCACTCAGACCGGGGTGCCCACGCAGGTTGTGCAACAAGTGCAAGCGGCTCAGCAG AGTGAGAGTGCCGTCCTGAAGACCTCCCAGAGTCAGCCCCTGCAGGTGCACGGCACCCCCCAAGAG CGCTCAGTTGTGCAGGCAACTCCTCAACCTCAGAAGTCTTCTCCTGTCCATCAGCTGAATGTCCAGGGTCTGCAGCACGTCCAGGGGACTTCAGAG GTGCAGCAGTTACCACCGGTTTCTGTACAACATGTATATCCCGGGCAAGTTCAGTATGTGGAAGGAGAAGATGCCACCTATACGGCCAGCACCAT ACGCTCGGGATCCTTCCCCTATTCAGAGACTCCTCTATACAGCCAAGCCACAGGATCCACTTACTATGATTCTCAGAGTGCCACGGGCCAGGTCAGCTCCCCAACATCATCCCCTGCTATGGCCAGCAGTCCTTCAATCCCCATGTATGTATCTGGAGGACAGATCCTTTCCAGCACCACTCCGCCTGGGTCTTCTGGAGGAGCTGGAGCCAGCGGAGGGTCAGGATCCGGGACCTATGTTATACAGGGTGGATTTATCATGGGAAATGCCCCTCAGTCCTATTCTCACACCACACGTGCCTCCCCTGCTACG GTGCAATGGCTTCTGGACAACTACGAGACAGCAGAAGGGGTGAGTCTCCCACGTAGCACCCTGTACTGCCACTACCTGCTGCACTGTCAGGATCAGAAGCTGGAGCCGGTGAATGCCGCATCATTTGGGAAGCTCATCCGCTCAGTCTTTATGGGGCTCCGCACCCGTCGGTTGGGGACCAG AGGGAACTCCAAGTATCACTATTATGGTCTCCGAATTAAAGCCAGCTCCCCCCTCCTGCGCCTCATGGAGGATCAGCAGCACCTCGCCATGCGACAGCAGCCCTTCTCCCAGAAACAAAG GATGAAGCCCATCCAGAAGATGGAGGGAATGAGTAACGGAGTGGGGGGAACCCAGCAGGCGGCCTCCGGCCTCTCTGACATCAGCTCCCAGGTTCAGCAGTACCAGCAGTTCCTGG ATGCCTCTCGGACACTTCCAGAGTTTGGTGACATAGACCTGCAGGGAAAGTCACTTCCAGATGGCATAACTTTGGCCAATATCAAGGCCTTTCAGCTTCTCTACCGTGAGCATTGTGAG GCTATAGTGGACGTGGTGGTGAATCTTCAGTTTACCTTGGTGGAGACGCTCTGGAAAACCTTCTGGAGGTTCAACCAGGCTCAGCACAGCGACAACACAGT AGATGATGAAGCAGAGAAGCGTTTGCCTAAGGACAGCCTAGTTCTCCTATCTAAGTATGAGCCCCTACTGAAATGGTGCCGGGACTGTGATCATCAGCTGTACCAGGGGCTTGTGGAGacgcttatcccagatgtgcttcGCCCTATACCCA GTGCTTTGACACAAGCCATTCGTAACTTTGCCAAGAGTCTGGAGAGTTGGTTAACAAGTGCAATGATGAATATCCCAGAGGAGATGGTGAGAGTGAAG GTTGGTGCAGCAAGTGCCTTTGCCCAGACTTTACGCCGCTATACATCACTAAATCACCTGGCTCAGGCAGCTCGGGCCGTGCTGCAGAATACCGCCCAGATCAACCAGATGCTCAGTGACCTCAACCGGGTAGATTTCACCAATGTACAG GAGCAGGCCTCGTGGGTGTGCCGCTGTGCTGACCGGGTGGTCCAGCGTCTGGAGCAGGACTTCAAGTTGACCCTTCAGCAGCAGAGCTCCCTGGAGCAGTGGGCAGTGTGGCTGGACGGGGTTGTCTCCCAGGCGCTGAAGCCTTACCAGGGCAATCCTGGATTTCCGAAAGCAGCAAAATTGTTCCTACTAAAGTGGTCCTTCTACAG CTCCATGGTGATTAGGGACCTCACCCTGCGCAGTGCTGCCAGCTTTGGTTCCTTCCATCTGATAAGACTCCTTTACGATGAGTACATGTACTACTTAATAGAGCATCGTGTGGCTCAGGCCCGTGGAGAGACTCCTATAGCTGTCATGGGAGAG TTTGCCAATGCTGGGAGCTCATCACACTCTATGGATCAAGACAAGG atgaagaagaggaggaggaggaagagagtgacgaggataTAACCCATGAGCTGCCCCTCACTGACGCCTCCAACGCCCTAGGATCTGATTCTCTCGAACCGCCCAGCAAGTTAGCTCGGACCGACGACGAGGGGATCTTTGTTCAAGTCGTCCCCAACACCTAA
- the RFX1 gene encoding MHC class II regulatory factor RFX1 isoform X4: MATQAYVTELQATPPPSGQSASQQYVAELQVTPPAPTSQSAGPQTPAPQQYIVVTVSEGTMRGSDGELSPGGSSTTQTGVPTQVVQQVQAAQQRSVVQATPQPQKSSPVHQLNVQGLQHVQGTSEVQQLPPVSVQHVYPGQVQYVEGEDATYTASTIRSGSFPYSETPLYSQATGSTYYDSQSATGQVSSPTSSPAMASSPSIPMYVSGGQILSSTTPPGSSGGAGASGGSGSGTYVIQGGFIMGNAPQSYSHTTRASPATVQWLLDNYETAEGVSLPRSTLYCHYLLHCQDQKLEPVNAASFGKLIRSVFMGLRTRRLGTRGNSKYHYYGLRIKASSPLLRLMEDQQHLAMRQQPFSQKQRMKPIQKMEGMSNGVGGTQQAASGLSDISSQVQQYQQFLDASRTLPEFGDIDLQGKSLPDGITLANIKAFQLLYREHCEAIVDVVVNLQFTLVETLWKTFWRFNQAQHSDNTVDDEAEKRLPKDSLVLLSKYEPLLKWCRDCDHQLYQGLVETLIPDVLRPIPSALTQAIRNFAKSLESWLTSAMMNIPEEMVRVKVGAASAFAQTLRRYTSLNHLAQAARAVLQNTAQINQMLSDLNRVDFTNVQEQASWVCRCADRVVQRLEQDFKLTLQQQSSLEQWAVWLDGVVSQALKPYQGNPGFPKAAKLFLLKWSFYSSMVIRDLTLRSAASFGSFHLIRLLYDEYMYYLIEHRVAQARGETPIAVMGEFANAGSSSHSMDQDKDEEEEEEEESDEDITHELPLTDASNALGSDSLEPPSKLARTDDEGIFVQVVPNT, from the exons ATGGCTACCCAGGCCTACGTGACAGAACTCCAGGCGACTCCACCTCCGTCAGGGCAGAGCGCCTCCCAGCAGTACGTGGCGGAGCTGCAGGTGACTCCGCCGGCACCCACTTCTCAGTCGGCCGGTCCTCAGACGCCGGCCCCGCAGCAGTACATAGTAGTGACTGTATCTG AAGGCACCATGAGAGGCAGCGATGGCGAGCTGAGTCCCGGAGGGTCGTCCACCACTCAGACCGGGGTGCCCACGCAGGTTGTGCAACAAGTGCAAGCGGCTCAGCAG CGCTCAGTTGTGCAGGCAACTCCTCAACCTCAGAAGTCTTCTCCTGTCCATCAGCTGAATGTCCAGGGTCTGCAGCACGTCCAGGGGACTTCAGAG GTGCAGCAGTTACCACCGGTTTCTGTACAACATGTATATCCCGGGCAAGTTCAGTATGTGGAAGGAGAAGATGCCACCTATACGGCCAGCACCAT ACGCTCGGGATCCTTCCCCTATTCAGAGACTCCTCTATACAGCCAAGCCACAGGATCCACTTACTATGATTCTCAGAGTGCCACGGGCCAGGTCAGCTCCCCAACATCATCCCCTGCTATGGCCAGCAGTCCTTCAATCCCCATGTATGTATCTGGAGGACAGATCCTTTCCAGCACCACTCCGCCTGGGTCTTCTGGAGGAGCTGGAGCCAGCGGAGGGTCAGGATCCGGGACCTATGTTATACAGGGTGGATTTATCATGGGAAATGCCCCTCAGTCCTATTCTCACACCACACGTGCCTCCCCTGCTACG GTGCAATGGCTTCTGGACAACTACGAGACAGCAGAAGGGGTGAGTCTCCCACGTAGCACCCTGTACTGCCACTACCTGCTGCACTGTCAGGATCAGAAGCTGGAGCCGGTGAATGCCGCATCATTTGGGAAGCTCATCCGCTCAGTCTTTATGGGGCTCCGCACCCGTCGGTTGGGGACCAG AGGGAACTCCAAGTATCACTATTATGGTCTCCGAATTAAAGCCAGCTCCCCCCTCCTGCGCCTCATGGAGGATCAGCAGCACCTCGCCATGCGACAGCAGCCCTTCTCCCAGAAACAAAG GATGAAGCCCATCCAGAAGATGGAGGGAATGAGTAACGGAGTGGGGGGAACCCAGCAGGCGGCCTCCGGCCTCTCTGACATCAGCTCCCAGGTTCAGCAGTACCAGCAGTTCCTGG ATGCCTCTCGGACACTTCCAGAGTTTGGTGACATAGACCTGCAGGGAAAGTCACTTCCAGATGGCATAACTTTGGCCAATATCAAGGCCTTTCAGCTTCTCTACCGTGAGCATTGTGAG GCTATAGTGGACGTGGTGGTGAATCTTCAGTTTACCTTGGTGGAGACGCTCTGGAAAACCTTCTGGAGGTTCAACCAGGCTCAGCACAGCGACAACACAGT AGATGATGAAGCAGAGAAGCGTTTGCCTAAGGACAGCCTAGTTCTCCTATCTAAGTATGAGCCCCTACTGAAATGGTGCCGGGACTGTGATCATCAGCTGTACCAGGGGCTTGTGGAGacgcttatcccagatgtgcttcGCCCTATACCCA GTGCTTTGACACAAGCCATTCGTAACTTTGCCAAGAGTCTGGAGAGTTGGTTAACAAGTGCAATGATGAATATCCCAGAGGAGATGGTGAGAGTGAAG GTTGGTGCAGCAAGTGCCTTTGCCCAGACTTTACGCCGCTATACATCACTAAATCACCTGGCTCAGGCAGCTCGGGCCGTGCTGCAGAATACCGCCCAGATCAACCAGATGCTCAGTGACCTCAACCGGGTAGATTTCACCAATGTACAG GAGCAGGCCTCGTGGGTGTGCCGCTGTGCTGACCGGGTGGTCCAGCGTCTGGAGCAGGACTTCAAGTTGACCCTTCAGCAGCAGAGCTCCCTGGAGCAGTGGGCAGTGTGGCTGGACGGGGTTGTCTCCCAGGCGCTGAAGCCTTACCAGGGCAATCCTGGATTTCCGAAAGCAGCAAAATTGTTCCTACTAAAGTGGTCCTTCTACAG CTCCATGGTGATTAGGGACCTCACCCTGCGCAGTGCTGCCAGCTTTGGTTCCTTCCATCTGATAAGACTCCTTTACGATGAGTACATGTACTACTTAATAGAGCATCGTGTGGCTCAGGCCCGTGGAGAGACTCCTATAGCTGTCATGGGAGAG TTTGCCAATGCTGGGAGCTCATCACACTCTATGGATCAAGACAAGG atgaagaagaggaggaggaggaagagagtgacgaggataTAACCCATGAGCTGCCCCTCACTGACGCCTCCAACGCCCTAGGATCTGATTCTCTCGAACCGCCCAGCAAGTTAGCTCGGACCGACGACGAGGGGATCTTTGTTCAAGTCGTCCCCAACACCTAA